A stretch of Paludisphaera borealis DNA encodes these proteins:
- a CDS encoding CehA/McbA family metallohydrolase, translating to MPRIYLAFGLCGLLFGGLTDRLSGQQIEKDELAAYRQAGLNGGDPARGKVLFESDAAGCKKCHVFKGDERGAGPDLGAVGDKYGREQLIRSVLEPNAWIHPDYGTIVATTTDGKVHTGVLHKRTDDELQLLDAEGKLLRLPRAEVEQEKRTGTSLMPAGLNKTMKAEQFADLIAYLETLKQPEGESRLAGMPSEIPAVEKPIRLVPLYKDELRFDHPVWIVAIPGSKSAFLVVEQKARRIWRFEVDGGEHQRELFADFSDEASTGDFEGVVCVAFHPLFLENRKYYVNYHVRNQGSFFSPVIVERQATADLRRDAGVPSRRLLQIHQDTDLHWGGMLAFGPDGFLYIGAGDAGPQEDPEGHSQDLSRLTGAILRIDVDRQEGGEPYAIPESNPYRNAAPPVRPEIWASGFRMPWRFSFDPVAGDLWVGDVGQDLFEEVSIARAGENHGWNVYEGFMKFSDRYRREGEKYTPPVLAYKHMLGPSVTGGYVYRGKRNPSYYGAYIFGDFESKRVWALTQADRKLTKVRQIGESPQKIASFGVDSDGELLLVGYEGTIFRLVLDDSDFDSDAGPKAHVRMLRDNAPAAARVSIIGNDGKPYGPVGAAARKTNRDESYFYADDSFDVKLPPGRARLKFSGGIESIPQTVMLDAETTTELTVRMQPWIDMASRGWYSGDSHVHLHTGGPIDVKVADALVAARAEGVNYVNLCVSNNVGDDIRDAELITGKPHATSTDRHLLVFGEEMRSTIYGHMQFFGIKKLVEPQYTGFDDTPHRNDFPANHVMAEEAVRQGGVVTYGHPLFANQPFPFEKDLAQPSGAARELPIDAVLGVVHAVDLMSYNSDESQSVELWYRLLNCGLRLSACVGTDALLDRSTEPLGGDRVYVKTAGPLTMQSWLDGLKGGRSFVTNGPIPTLEVNGKGPGETCELAAAGNVRASVTVESYAPFSTIEVIVNGKVSAHDETPAGDEAGLRVRRLDFELPIERSSWVALRVRGPNHHDVFDGAAWAHTSPVYVDVAGQRIVSRQDAEYFVDWTEKMLGVVAARNRFASVEDRRQVEALFRRARDEFRKRADAK from the coding sequence ATGCCTCGAATTTATCTCGCGTTCGGCCTTTGCGGATTGCTGTTCGGCGGCTTGACGGATCGGCTCAGCGGCCAGCAGATCGAGAAGGACGAACTCGCCGCGTATCGACAAGCCGGGCTCAATGGCGGCGATCCGGCTCGGGGAAAAGTCCTGTTCGAGTCGGACGCCGCGGGCTGCAAGAAATGCCATGTTTTCAAGGGCGACGAGCGGGGCGCGGGGCCGGACCTGGGGGCCGTCGGCGATAAATACGGGCGCGAGCAACTGATCCGATCGGTGCTGGAGCCGAACGCTTGGATCCACCCCGATTACGGCACGATCGTCGCGACCACGACGGACGGCAAGGTGCATACGGGCGTACTGCATAAGCGAACCGACGACGAGCTTCAACTGCTCGATGCGGAGGGCAAACTGCTGCGACTGCCGCGCGCCGAGGTCGAGCAGGAGAAACGGACCGGCACGTCGCTGATGCCTGCCGGACTGAACAAGACGATGAAGGCCGAGCAGTTCGCGGACCTGATCGCTTATCTTGAGACGCTGAAGCAACCGGAAGGCGAGTCGCGGCTCGCGGGCATGCCGAGTGAGATTCCAGCAGTCGAAAAACCAATCCGGCTCGTGCCGCTGTATAAAGACGAACTGCGGTTCGACCATCCGGTCTGGATCGTCGCGATACCGGGCAGCAAGAGCGCGTTTCTCGTCGTCGAGCAGAAGGCGCGGAGGATCTGGCGCTTCGAAGTGGACGGAGGCGAGCATCAAAGGGAGCTGTTCGCCGACTTCAGCGACGAGGCTTCGACCGGCGACTTCGAGGGCGTGGTGTGCGTCGCCTTTCATCCGCTGTTTCTCGAAAACCGCAAGTATTACGTGAACTACCACGTCCGCAACCAAGGCAGCTTCTTCTCTCCGGTGATCGTCGAGCGGCAGGCGACCGCCGACCTGCGGCGCGACGCGGGCGTCCCTTCCCGGCGGCTCTTGCAGATCCATCAGGACACCGACCTGCACTGGGGAGGCATGCTGGCGTTCGGCCCGGACGGGTTCCTGTATATCGGCGCGGGGGACGCCGGTCCGCAGGAAGACCCCGAAGGCCACAGCCAGGACTTGAGCCGGTTGACCGGAGCCATCCTGCGGATCGACGTCGACCGCCAGGAGGGGGGCGAGCCGTACGCGATTCCCGAGTCGAATCCCTATCGAAACGCCGCCCCGCCCGTCCGCCCGGAGATCTGGGCGTCGGGTTTTCGCATGCCGTGGCGCTTCAGCTTCGATCCGGTCGCGGGCGACCTGTGGGTCGGCGACGTCGGTCAGGATCTGTTCGAAGAAGTCTCGATCGCCCGGGCCGGCGAGAATCACGGCTGGAACGTCTACGAAGGCTTCATGAAGTTCTCGGATCGCTACCGCCGGGAAGGCGAAAAATACACGCCGCCGGTGTTGGCCTACAAACACATGCTCGGCCCATCCGTCACGGGGGGCTATGTTTATCGGGGGAAGCGCAATCCGTCGTATTACGGGGCCTACATCTTCGGCGACTTCGAGTCGAAGCGGGTCTGGGCGTTGACGCAAGCCGACCGCAAGCTGACCAAGGTTCGGCAGATCGGCGAGTCGCCGCAGAAGATCGCTTCGTTCGGCGTCGACTCCGACGGCGAACTGCTGCTGGTCGGTTACGAGGGGACGATCTTCCGGCTTGTGCTCGATGATTCCGACTTCGATTCCGACGCAGGGCCGAAGGCTCATGTGAGGATGCTTCGCGACAACGCGCCGGCGGCTGCTCGCGTCAGCATCATTGGAAATGACGGCAAGCCGTACGGGCCGGTCGGCGCCGCGGCCCGCAAGACGAATCGCGACGAGTCGTATTTCTACGCGGACGACTCCTTCGACGTGAAATTGCCGCCGGGACGCGCGCGGTTGAAATTCAGCGGCGGCATTGAGTCCATCCCACAGACGGTGATGTTGGACGCCGAGACGACCACCGAGTTGACGGTGCGGATGCAACCGTGGATCGACATGGCGTCGCGCGGCTGGTACTCGGGCGATTCGCACGTTCACCTCCATACGGGCGGCCCGATCGACGTGAAGGTTGCGGACGCGCTGGTCGCGGCCCGGGCGGAGGGCGTCAACTACGTCAACCTCTGCGTGTCGAACAACGTCGGCGACGATATCCGAGATGCGGAGTTGATCACCGGCAAGCCGCACGCCACATCGACGGATCGGCATCTCCTCGTATTCGGCGAGGAGATGCGGAGCACGATCTATGGTCACATGCAGTTCTTTGGGATCAAGAAACTGGTGGAGCCGCAGTACACAGGTTTCGACGACACGCCGCACCGGAACGACTTTCCCGCGAACCACGTGATGGCCGAGGAGGCTGTCCGCCAGGGGGGCGTCGTGACGTACGGCCATCCGTTGTTCGCCAACCAGCCGTTCCCGTTCGAGAAGGACCTTGCGCAACCCAGCGGTGCCGCGCGGGAACTGCCCATCGACGCCGTGCTCGGCGTGGTCCATGCGGTCGATCTGATGTCGTATAACAGCGATGAAAGCCAATCGGTCGAACTGTGGTATCGGCTGCTGAATTGCGGACTGAGGCTCTCGGCGTGCGTCGGCACCGATGCGCTGCTCGATCGCTCGACCGAGCCGCTCGGCGGTGATCGGGTTTATGTGAAGACCGCTGGCCCGCTGACGATGCAGAGCTGGCTCGACGGGTTGAAAGGCGGCCGGAGTTTCGTCACGAACGGCCCCATCCCAACGCTTGAAGTCAACGGCAAGGGGCCAGGCGAGACGTGCGAACTCGCCGCGGCGGGCAACGTCCGCGCCTCCGTGACGGTGGAGAGCTATGCGCCCTTCAGCACGATCGAAGTGATCGTGAACGGCAAGGTGTCGGCCCACGATGAAACTCCGGCGGGCGACGAGGCGGGATTGCGAGTCAGACGCCTCGACTTCGAGCTGCCGATCGAGCGTAGCAGTTGGGTCGCCCTGCGCGTGCGCGGCCCCAACCATCACGACGTCTTCGACGGGGCCGCCTGGGCCCACACGAGTCCCGTCTACGTCGACGTGGCCGGCCAGCGAATTGTGAGCCGTCAGGACGCCGAGTACTTCGTCGACTGGACCGAGAAGATGCTGGGGGTCGTCGCCGCCCGCAACCGCTTCGCCAGCGTCGAGGATCGGCGGCAGGTCGAGGCGCTGTTTCGGAGAGCGCGGGACGAGTTCCGCAAGCGAGCGGATGCGAAGTAA
- a CDS encoding winged helix-turn-helix transcriptional regulator — protein sequence MERSHQKVPMITTKPIILDEDCAPRRVLELFSVKWTTMVLHSLHFHGGVCRTGVLARSLPGCSKKMLTQTLREMERDGLIDRKIYPVVPPMVEYSLTPMGKLFIEPLEMLYAWASRNNEALSKLTRRRKKHPASTEGTSGVSP from the coding sequence ATGGAACGTAGTCACCAGAAGGTGCCCATGATCACGACGAAGCCGATCATCCTCGACGAAGATTGCGCCCCCCGCCGCGTGCTGGAACTGTTCAGCGTCAAGTGGACCACGATGGTGCTCCACTCGTTGCATTTTCACGGCGGCGTCTGTCGGACGGGCGTTCTGGCCCGGAGCCTTCCGGGGTGCTCGAAGAAGATGCTCACGCAGACCCTGCGGGAGATGGAAAGGGACGGGCTGATCGATCGGAAGATCTACCCGGTCGTCCCGCCGATGGTCGAGTATTCGCTGACGCCCATGGGCAAGCTTTTCATCGAGCCGCTTGAGATGCTCTACGCCTGGGCGTCCAGGAACAACGAGGCCCTGTCCAAACTCACGAGGCGGCGGAAGAAGCATCCGGCCTCGACCGAAGGGACGAGCGGGGTTTCACCCTGA
- a CDS encoding SDR family oxidoreductase, with translation MALRAVIAGVSGIVGGNLAALLVSKGWEVHGLARRPETGILGVRPIAADLLKPESLRAALAGIDPTHVFFATWLRQATETENCAVNGAMVRNLLSAFDSSDSLRHVALVTGLKHYLGPFESYASQRPETPFREEMPRTPVENFYYTQEDEVFEAARRRGFTWSVHRPHTIIGYALGNAMNMGVTLAVYAAICRETGRPFVFPGSVQQWEGLTDVTDARILARHLEWAATSDAGRNQAFNIVNGDVFRWKWLWPKLATDFGIDAAPYPGRPTPLDPQLAGAGPVWAEIAAKYGLAQPDLDKLASAWHTDLDLGREMEVVTDMTQSRVAGFTDYQPTLGSFLDLFARLREDRIIPTFGLPRANGRSSDLHSVDHA, from the coding sequence ATGGCGCTTCGCGCAGTCATCGCCGGAGTGAGTGGGATCGTCGGCGGCAATCTCGCCGCGCTTCTCGTCTCCAAGGGTTGGGAAGTCCACGGCCTTGCACGCAGGCCGGAGACCGGCATACTCGGCGTTCGCCCGATCGCGGCCGACTTGCTCAAGCCTGAATCGCTGCGGGCCGCGCTCGCCGGGATCGATCCCACCCACGTGTTCTTCGCGACGTGGCTCCGACAGGCGACCGAGACCGAGAACTGCGCGGTGAATGGAGCCATGGTGCGGAATCTGCTCTCCGCGTTCGATTCGTCCGACAGCCTCCGGCACGTCGCCCTGGTCACCGGCCTGAAGCACTATCTGGGACCGTTCGAAAGCTACGCGAGCCAAAGGCCGGAGACGCCGTTTCGCGAGGAAATGCCACGCACGCCGGTCGAGAACTTCTACTACACTCAGGAAGACGAGGTCTTCGAAGCCGCCAGGCGTCGGGGCTTTACATGGAGCGTGCACCGGCCCCACACGATCATCGGCTACGCCCTGGGCAACGCCATGAACATGGGCGTGACTCTCGCCGTGTACGCCGCCATTTGCCGCGAGACGGGGCGGCCTTTCGTGTTTCCGGGTTCCGTCCAGCAATGGGAGGGTCTCACGGACGTGACCGACGCGCGCATCCTCGCCCGACACCTGGAATGGGCCGCGACGTCCGACGCCGGCCGGAATCAGGCGTTCAATATCGTCAATGGGGATGTCTTTCGCTGGAAATGGCTCTGGCCGAAGCTCGCGACCGATTTTGGAATCGACGCCGCTCCCTACCCAGGTCGACCGACTCCGCTCGATCCGCAACTGGCGGGCGCGGGTCCGGTTTGGGCGGAGATCGCGGCGAAGTACGGCCTCGCTCAACCCGACCTCGACAAGCTCGCGTCGGCGTGGCATACCGACCTGGACCTTGGACGCGAGATGGAGGTCGTGACCGACATGACGCAGAGCCGTGTGGCCGGCTTCACCGATTACCAGCCCACCCTCGGTTCGTTCCTGGACTTGTTCGCCAGGCTGCGGGAGGACCGGATCATCCCCACTTTCGGACTGCCGAGAGCGAACGGCCGCTCCTCAGATCTCCACAGCGTCGATCACGCCTGA
- a CDS encoding SAM-dependent methyltransferase, with amino-acid sequence MSRSVDLYGTAYGNFAAEVLAQVRRDTYGEDFGQSSWVTGPEYRRFFQLLELAAADHVLDVGCGSGGPALFLAREAGCRVTGVDVSEAGIEAGPTLARKAGLDDRAHFRRADVREPLPFPDGAFDAIVCMDAMCHLPDRGRLLGEWRRVLRPGGRLLYTDPVVVTGLVSNEELATRSSTGYFEFCPPGVNERSIGQAGFELVRAEDVTENEVEVSRRWHAARQQRAAELIRLEGEETFAGLQQFLATVHRLTSERRLSRFAYLGRKPGE; translated from the coding sequence ATGTCCCGGTCTGTAGACCTGTATGGCACGGCCTACGGTAACTTCGCCGCGGAGGTTCTGGCGCAGGTCCGCCGCGACACCTACGGCGAAGACTTCGGCCAGAGCAGCTGGGTGACCGGTCCCGAGTACCGACGGTTCTTCCAGCTCCTGGAACTGGCCGCCGCCGACCACGTCCTGGATGTCGGCTGCGGCTCGGGCGGCCCGGCCCTGTTCCTGGCGCGCGAAGCCGGCTGCCGGGTCACGGGGGTGGACGTCAGCGAGGCGGGCATTGAGGCCGGCCCGACCCTCGCCCGCAAGGCCGGCCTGGACGACAGGGCCCACTTCCGCCGGGCCGACGTCCGCGAGCCGCTGCCGTTCCCCGACGGGGCGTTCGACGCCATCGTCTGCATGGACGCGATGTGCCACCTTCCCGACCGGGGCCGCCTGCTCGGGGAGTGGCGCCGCGTCCTGCGGCCCGGCGGCCGCCTGCTCTACACGGACCCGGTCGTGGTGACCGGCCTGGTTTCCAACGAGGAGCTGGCCACGCGTAGCTCGACGGGCTACTTCGAATTCTGCCCGCCTGGCGTCAACGAGCGGTCGATCGGCCAGGCGGGGTTCGAGTTGGTGCGGGCAGAGGACGTCACGGAGAATGAGGTCGAGGTTTCGCGCCGCTGGCACGCGGCGCGGCAGCAGCGTGCCGCCGAGCTGATCCGGCTGGAAGGCGAGGAGACGTTCGCCGGGCTCCAGCAGTTCCTCGCCACCGTCCACCGCCTGACTAGCGAGCGGCGGCTGTCGCGGTTCGCCTACCTGGGCCGCAAGCCGGGCGAGTGA
- a CDS encoding alkaline phosphatase family protein, which translates to MKVMVLGLDGATWDILEPLAAEGLLPNLERLRKAGASGELASVFPPLSPVAWTGVMTGKNSGKHGVFEFLEHDHNPLSGRVNSSRAIRSDLLWEIAGRHGKKTIAGGVPMSYPPRPTRDFPGFYLGDFLSPENAADFSSDPALFAELERAVGPYRAWSTTIHDGGNEAAVLEDLIAFLDQHLKTIEFLMGRCDWDLLMFDLMATDRFGHELWHAWDLTHAAARGREAELKALRPRLIEFWQTLDRGIGAIVAKAPADTAVLLMSDHGFGPIEHYVNFNVWLLEQGYIQLQDSFYVKQKHWFYRHGVTPQWIYGLMSRLGLAGHRVARFRGKQESKLDRLGEKVFLSREHIDWSRTRAYAQGNFGQIFLNLEGRQPKGSVAAADARAVLDEIKAGLLQIPHPETGEPLVEHVYERDELYHGPYADKAPDLTIVLKDWTYRTIGLHDFTTHKLISPAFGPTGDHRMQGVLVASGAGVQPHTAPRGANLLDIAPTVLHLLGVPVPADMDGRVLSELLTADLAAHANARAEVEHDDSAQPVGSAYSAQDDAAIQDRLADLGYL; encoded by the coding sequence ATGAAGGTAATGGTGCTGGGCCTCGACGGGGCGACCTGGGACATCCTTGAACCGCTCGCCGCCGAGGGGCTGTTGCCCAATCTGGAACGTCTCCGCAAGGCTGGCGCGTCGGGCGAGCTGGCTTCGGTGTTCCCGCCGCTCAGCCCGGTCGCCTGGACCGGCGTGATGACGGGCAAGAACTCGGGCAAGCACGGCGTCTTCGAGTTCCTTGAGCACGATCACAACCCGCTGTCGGGCCGGGTCAACTCGTCGCGGGCGATCCGCTCCGACTTGCTCTGGGAGATCGCCGGCCGGCACGGCAAGAAGACGATCGCCGGCGGGGTGCCGATGAGCTACCCCCCCCGCCCCACGCGCGACTTCCCGGGCTTCTACCTCGGCGACTTCCTTAGCCCCGAGAACGCGGCCGACTTCTCCAGCGACCCGGCGCTCTTCGCCGAGCTGGAACGCGCCGTCGGCCCGTACCGCGCCTGGTCGACGACCATCCACGACGGCGGCAACGAGGCGGCGGTCCTCGAAGACCTGATCGCATTCCTGGATCAGCATTTGAAGACCATCGAATTCTTGATGGGTCGATGCGACTGGGACCTGCTGATGTTCGACCTGATGGCCACCGACCGTTTCGGCCACGAGCTGTGGCACGCCTGGGACCTCACCCACGCGGCGGCCCGGGGACGCGAGGCCGAGCTGAAGGCGCTGCGGCCGAGGTTGATCGAGTTCTGGCAGACCCTCGACCGGGGCATCGGCGCGATCGTCGCCAAGGCGCCGGCCGACACCGCGGTCTTGCTGATGAGCGATCACGGGTTCGGGCCGATCGAGCACTACGTCAACTTCAACGTCTGGCTGCTCGAACAGGGATACATCCAGCTTCAGGACAGCTTTTACGTCAAGCAGAAGCACTGGTTCTACCGTCACGGGGTGACGCCCCAGTGGATCTATGGCCTGATGAGCCGTTTGGGTTTGGCCGGCCACCGGGTGGCGCGGTTCCGGGGCAAGCAGGAGAGTAAGCTCGACCGCCTGGGCGAGAAGGTGTTCCTGTCGCGCGAGCACATCGACTGGTCGCGCACGAGGGCCTACGCCCAGGGCAACTTCGGCCAGATCTTTCTGAACCTCGAAGGCCGGCAGCCCAAGGGGAGCGTCGCCGCGGCCGACGCCCGGGCGGTTCTGGACGAGATCAAGGCGGGCCTCTTGCAGATCCCGCATCCCGAGACCGGCGAGCCGCTCGTCGAGCACGTCTATGAACGCGACGAACTGTACCACGGCCCGTACGCCGACAAGGCGCCCGACCTGACCATCGTTCTCAAGGATTGGACGTACCGGACGATCGGCCTTCACGACTTCACGACCCACAAGCTGATCTCGCCGGCCTTCGGCCCGACCGGCGACCACCGCATGCAGGGCGTTCTGGTCGCCTCGGGCGCCGGCGTCCAGCCCCACACCGCCCCACGCGGCGCGAACCTGCTCGACATCGCGCCCACGGTCCTCCACCTGCTCGGCGTCCCCGTCCCCGCCGACATGGACGGCCGCGTCCTCTCCGAGCTGCTCACCGCCGACCTCGCCGCCCACGCCAACGCCCGGGCCGAAGTCGAGCACGACGATTCCGCCCAGCCCGTCGGCTCGGCCTACTCCGCCCAGGACGACGCCGCCATCCAGGACCGGCTGGCCGACCTGGGGTATCTCTGA
- a CDS encoding SLC13 family permease has product MVAGLTYEMLVTLAVLAALLYGLMRDLPTDVMFISAVVLLASFGVINPEEAFGGFGNAGMLTVAAMFVVAAALRETGVMEFLGDRFLGHVETESKALLTMAVVLIPSAMVLNNTPKVALLVPVLIAWCRKRRISPSRLLMPLSFLSILGGTCSLIGTSTNLVVQGLLIKSGLRPMSMFEIAWVGLPCAVLGAVYLLTIGRRLLPDRKDLIEQLEESRREYLVEMLVQPGCRLVDKSIGAAGLRHLPGLFLIEIDRDGEVIGPVEPEMTIRANDRLVFTGIVGTIIDLEKIPGLVPAADARYEVSPVKQRGRMLCETVISPSSPLVGQTVREADFRALYDAAVVAVHRNGARLTNKVGDIELHAGDTLLLQVGADFARAYRNSPDFYLVSDVEDSRPVRYDRAWPAAIVFVAMISAFVSGKADIMLTAFLAAGAMLACRCISPADARKSIDWPVLLAIGASFGVGRALEVSGVAKLFAHQLVLLTQPLGPTATLAGIYFCTMVLNELISNNAAAALAFPFCLESARLMDVNERPFVMAVTLAASYAFASPIGYQTHMMVFGPGGYRFADFVRVGVPLNLLMMVAAVILIPMIWPF; this is encoded by the coding sequence ATGGTTGCTGGACTTACCTACGAGATGCTCGTGACCCTCGCCGTCCTGGCGGCGCTCCTGTACGGCCTGATGCGCGACCTGCCGACGGACGTGATGTTCATCAGTGCCGTCGTCCTGCTGGCCTCGTTCGGGGTCATCAATCCGGAAGAGGCTTTCGGGGGCTTTGGCAACGCGGGGATGTTGACGGTCGCGGCGATGTTCGTCGTCGCCGCCGCCCTCCGAGAGACGGGGGTCATGGAGTTCTTGGGGGATCGATTCCTCGGGCACGTGGAGACGGAAAGCAAGGCCCTCCTCACCATGGCGGTGGTCCTGATCCCGTCGGCCATGGTGCTCAACAACACGCCCAAGGTCGCGCTGCTCGTCCCGGTGTTGATCGCCTGGTGCCGCAAGCGCCGGATCTCCCCCTCGCGGCTTCTCATGCCGCTGTCGTTCCTCTCGATCCTGGGAGGCACGTGCTCGCTGATCGGCACCAGCACGAACCTCGTGGTCCAGGGGCTGTTGATCAAGTCCGGCCTCCGGCCGATGAGCATGTTCGAGATCGCATGGGTGGGCTTGCCGTGCGCGGTGCTGGGGGCCGTCTATCTTCTGACGATCGGTAGGCGGTTGTTGCCGGACCGTAAGGACCTGATCGAACAGCTTGAGGAATCGCGTAGGGAATACCTGGTGGAGATGCTCGTCCAGCCGGGGTGTCGACTGGTGGACAAGTCCATCGGCGCCGCCGGCCTCCGGCATCTCCCCGGGCTGTTCCTCATCGAGATCGACCGCGACGGCGAGGTGATCGGGCCGGTGGAGCCCGAGATGACGATTCGAGCGAACGACCGGCTGGTCTTCACCGGGATCGTGGGGACGATCATCGATCTCGAAAAGATCCCCGGCTTGGTGCCCGCCGCCGACGCCCGATACGAGGTCTCTCCCGTGAAGCAGCGCGGGCGGATGCTGTGCGAGACGGTGATCAGCCCCTCGTCGCCTCTCGTGGGGCAGACCGTCCGCGAGGCGGATTTCCGCGCCCTCTACGACGCGGCCGTGGTAGCCGTCCACCGGAACGGGGCCCGGCTCACCAACAAGGTGGGCGACATCGAGCTGCACGCCGGGGACACGCTCTTGCTTCAGGTCGGAGCCGATTTCGCAAGAGCGTACCGCAACAGCCCGGACTTCTACCTGGTCAGCGACGTCGAGGATTCGCGGCCGGTCCGCTACGACCGGGCCTGGCCCGCCGCGATCGTCTTCGTCGCCATGATCTCGGCATTCGTGAGCGGCAAGGCGGACATCATGTTGACCGCCTTCCTCGCGGCCGGGGCGATGCTGGCCTGCCGTTGCATCTCCCCCGCCGACGCCCGGAAGTCGATCGACTGGCCCGTGCTCCTGGCCATCGGGGCGTCCTTCGGCGTGGGGAGGGCCCTTGAGGTCTCCGGGGTGGCGAAGCTCTTCGCCCATCAACTCGTCCTGCTCACCCAGCCCCTCGGCCCGACGGCCACGCTGGCCGGCATCTACTTTTGCACCATGGTGCTAAACGAACTGATCAGCAACAACGCCGCCGCCGCCCTGGCCTTCCCCTTCTGCCTGGAATCCGCCCGGCTGATGGACGTCAACGAGCGCCCCTTCGTCATGGCCGTGACCCTGGCCGCCTCCTACGCCTTCGCGTCGCCGATCGGCTACCAGACGCACATGATGGTCTTCGGCCCCGGCGGCTATCGGTTCGCCGACTTCGTCCGCGTCGGCGTCCCGCTGAACCTGCTCATGATGGTCGCCGCCGTGATCCTCATTCCGATGATCTGGCCGTTCTAG